One genomic region from Prunus persica cultivar Lovell chromosome G3, Prunus_persica_NCBIv2, whole genome shotgun sequence encodes:
- the LOC18783966 gene encoding uncharacterized protein LOC18783966, translated as MTKEIEGISFPQLSVQGVVKNLLKLLGIHDLHEIRLGHDRNLQILRLVCDVVKRTNLYRKQTDFMETAIFRAVERGKVEFIRETCKANPRIPLMTMDERGRSIFHYAVECRQEKVFNLIYGINEYDRNAILKHAYRFNNTILHAAGSLSAHLNHIQGAALQMQRELQWFKEVERILSPRDFEVINSTEKMTA; from the exons ATGACAAAAGAAATCGAAGGGATCTCATTTCCTCAG TTATCGGTCCAAGGAGTTGTTAAGAATCTTCTCAAACTGTTAG GAATCCATGACTTGCATGAAATCAGACTGGGCCATGACCGAAATCTTCAAATTCTACGGCTCGTGTGTGACGTGGTAAAACGTACAAATCTTTACCGGAAGCAAACTGACTTCATGGAAACGGCAATCTTCCGAGCTGTAGAACGAGGAAAAGTGGAGTTTATTAGGGAGACGTGTAAGGCGAATCCAAGAATCCCACTAATGACGATGGATGAAAGAGGCAGATCAATATTTCATTATGCCGTTGAATGTCGTCAAGAAAAAGTTTTTAATCTTATATATGGGATTAATGAATATGATAGGAATGCTATCTTAAAGCATGCATATAGGTTTAACAATACTATCCTACATGCAGCAGGGAGTTTATCTGCACATCTTAATCATATTCAAGGTGCAGCTTTGCAAATGCAAAGAGAGCTACAATGGTTCAAG GAGGTGGAGCGTATTTTATCCCCCCGGGACTTTGAAGTTATAAATTCTACTGAGAAAATGACAGCATAA